One Candidatus Sulfurimonas baltica DNA segment encodes these proteins:
- a CDS encoding DNA topoisomerase IV produces the protein MKILLLNDNPVVNKLVTLSAQKTSDELDVVSNVDEIESNNYDLLVVDDAKYSEEIMQELNDKIVYSKSLYLCVKDAQKVESFTSILKKPFLPTDLVELFAVLGKEEENIEDEGDIQLDSLDETGDEFDFDGLDDLDEIDEDDEINIGAEVVNLEELELDDLDSLEDDEEEELDFDELDDFDEERGESILDKDDIQEIEGLLEMDDELEEPEEELGLEDELEIEEPEEELGLDDELELEEPEEELELEDELEIEEPEEELELEDELEIEEPEEELGLDDELELEEPEEELGLDDELELEEPEEELELEDELELEEPEEELELEDELELEEPEEELELEDELEIEEPEEELELEDELEIEEPEEELGLDDELELEEPEEELELEDELEIEEPEEELGLDEAKDLEVKIQNAVDELSEEDLQSEIDEDILFSIDSITSRDIKMAIGEEVSEESVVEPAQSTEIEVESELSSEEEEVDEKVTNSLENNDGVEALKKLLKALSDKDVAASLKGMKININITLGDK, from the coding sequence ATGAAAATATTACTTTTAAATGATAATCCAGTAGTTAATAAGCTAGTTACACTAAGTGCACAGAAGACTTCCGATGAGCTGGATGTTGTTAGCAACGTAGATGAAATAGAGTCTAATAATTATGATCTTTTAGTGGTTGATGACGCTAAATATAGTGAAGAAATTATGCAAGAGCTTAACGATAAAATAGTATATAGTAAATCTTTATATTTATGCGTTAAAGATGCCCAAAAAGTAGAGAGTTTTACTTCAATCTTAAAAAAACCTTTTTTACCAACAGATTTAGTTGAGCTATTTGCAGTTTTAGGAAAAGAAGAAGAGAATATAGAAGATGAAGGGGATATACAATTGGATTCACTAGATGAAACTGGTGATGAATTTGATTTTGATGGTCTTGATGATTTGGATGAAATTGACGAAGACGATGAAATAAATATTGGAGCAGAAGTTGTTAATCTAGAAGAACTAGAATTAGATGATTTGGATAGCTTAGAAGATGATGAAGAAGAAGAACTTGATTTTGATGAGTTAGATGATTTTGATGAAGAAAGAGGGGAGAGTATTCTCGATAAAGATGATATTCAAGAGATTGAAGGTCTTCTAGAGATGGATGATGAACTCGAAGAGCCCGAAGAAGAGCTAGGACTTGAAGATGAGCTTGAAATCGAAGAGCCAGAAGAAGAGCTAGGACTTGATGATGAGCTTGAACTCGAAGAGCCCGAAGAAGAGTTAGAACTTGAAGATGAGCTTGAAATCGAAGAGCCAGAAGAAGAGTTAGAACTTGAAGATGAGCTTGAAATCGAAGAGCCAGAAGAAGAGCTAGGACTTGATGATGAGCTTGAACTCGAAGAGCCAGAAGAAGAGCTAGGACTTGATGATGAGCTTGAACTTGAAGAACCAGAAGAAGAGTTAGAACTTGAAGATGAGCTTGAACTTGAAGAACCAGAAGAAGAGTTAGAACTTGAAGATGAGCTTGAACTTGAAGAACCAGAAGAAGAGTTAGAACTTGAAGATGAGCTTGAAATCGAAGAGCCAGAAGAAGAGTTAGAACTTGAAGATGAGCTTGAAATCGAAGAGCCAGAAGAAGAGCTAGGACTTGATGATGAGCTTGAACTTGAAGAACCAGAAGAAGAGTTAGAACTTGAAGATGAGCTTGAAATCGAAGAGCCAGAAGAAGAGCTAGGACTTGATGAAGCAAAAGATCTTGAAGTCAAGATACAAAATGCTGTTGATGAGTTGAGTGAAGAGGATTTGCAAAGTGAAATTGATGAAGATATTTTATTTAGCATAGACTCCATAACAAGCAGAGATATAAAAATGGCGATTGGTGAGGAAGTTTCAGAAGAGAGTGTTGTTGAACCTGCTCAAAGTACAGAAATAGAGGTAGAGTCTGAATTAAGCTCGGAAGAAGAGGAAGTAGACGAAAAAGTGACTAATTCTTTGGAGAATAATGACGGAGTAGAAGCTTTAAAAAAATTGCTTAAAGCTCTTTCAGATAAAGATGTTGCAGCTTCATTAAAAGGTATGAAAATAAATATTAATATAACATTAGGTGACAAGTAG
- the gmk gene encoding guanylate kinase produces MNNNTGAILVLSGPSGAGKSSLLNEVINDIGECYFSISTTTRAIRNGEENGVHYHFVTEEEFKKDIEEDSFLEYAFVHGNYYGTSLKPVKKALSEGKLVLFDIDVQGNTLVNNRLGDISTSVFISPPTLSELRKRLQDRSTDTQDVIQRRLEMAKKEIQRISEYDYLIINDNLKESAEILRTIAKASRLKIPDNEINEFVQKWENIDL; encoded by the coding sequence GTGAATAATAATACAGGCGCAATCTTAGTACTCTCAGGTCCAAGCGGAGCAGGTAAAAGTTCATTGTTGAATGAAGTTATAAATGATATCGGTGAATGCTACTTCTCTATATCTACAACAACTAGGGCTATTAGAAATGGAGAGGAAAATGGCGTACATTATCACTTTGTAACTGAAGAAGAGTTCAAAAAAGACATAGAAGAAGATAGTTTTTTAGAGTACGCTTTTGTGCATGGAAACTACTACGGCACATCACTAAAGCCTGTTAAAAAAGCTTTAAGTGAAGGTAAATTAGTTTTATTTGACATTGATGTTCAAGGAAATACGTTAGTAAACAATAGATTAGGGGATATTTCTACTTCAGTTTTTATTTCTCCTCCAACATTGTCAGAACTGAGAAAACGCTTGCAAGATCGCTCCACTGACACTCAAGATGTTATACAGCGCCGTCTTGAGATGGCAAAAAAAGAGATTCAGAGAATTAGCGAGTATGATTATTTAATAATTAATGATAACCTCAAGGAATCAGCAGAGATTTTAAGAACAATTGCCAAAGCCTCAAGACTCAAGATTCCAGATAATGAAATAAATGAATTTGTGCAAAAATGGGAAAATATAGACCTATAA
- the tatA gene encoding twin-arginine translocase TatA/TatE family subunit, translating into MGMPGGTELLIILAIVVLLFGAKKIPDLAKGLGKGIKNFKSEMKEIDEVETASTEAPKKVEGSEETASTEAPKNTTQA; encoded by the coding sequence ATGGGAATGCCTGGTGGAACAGAACTATTAATAATATTAGCAATCGTAGTACTATTGTTTGGTGCGAAAAAAATACCTGACTTAGCAAAAGGTCTTGGTAAAGGGATCAAGAACTTTAAAAGTGAAATGAAAGAAATAGATGAAGTTGAAACAGCATCTACAGAAGCTCCAAAAAAAGTAGAAGGCAGCGAAGAAACTGCATCTACAGAAGCTCCAAAAAACACTACACAAGCATAG